A single window of Oreochromis aureus strain Israel breed Guangdong linkage group 7, ZZ_aureus, whole genome shotgun sequence DNA harbors:
- the kti12 gene encoding protein KTI12 homolog: protein MPLIVMCGYPCSGKSRRAEELKAFFEESTERKVHIVGDGSLGVEKNTVYADSQKEKNVRASLKAEVERKVNKDDIVILDSLNYIKGYRYELFCLIKHAQTPHCLVYSLTSHEESSLWNTNRDAAEQYSQDIFDALVQRFEAPDSRNRWDSPLFTILKDDTLPVETISDALFKRKAPPPNQSTQSQPLSSANFLYELDKITQDVLMAIFNAQKTSVPGDLIAVPGASEKIELTRNVNMAELRKLRRQFISYTKLHPTENTGQIANMFVQYLNKSLH, encoded by the exons ATGCCCCTAATAGTGATGTGTGGTTACCCCTGTAGTGGTAAGTCACGAAGGGCAGAAGAGCTGAAGGCGTTTTTTGAAGAAAGCACAGAAAGGAAGGTTCATATTGTTGGAGACGGAAGCCTGGGCGTTGAGAAAAACACTGTTTACGCAG ATTcccaaaaggagaaaaatgtcAGGGCTTCTCTGAAAGCTGAAGTGGAGAG gaaaGTCAACAAGGATGACATTGTTATTCTAGACTCATTAAATTACATAAAAG GCTACCGCTATGAACTGTTCTGCCTCATCAAACATGCACAGACTCCACACTGCTTG GTCTACAGTTTGACGTCCCATGAAGAGAGCTCATTATGGAACACAAACAGAGATGCTGCTGAGCAGTACAGTCAGGACAT ctTTGACGCATTAGTTCAGCGATTTGAAGCTCCGGATTCCAGAAACAGATGGGACAGCCCTCTCTTCACTATCCTGAAAGACGACACGCTTCCAGTTGAAACCATTTCTGATGCGCTTTTCAAAAGAAAAGCACCCCCACCAAACCAGTCTACTCAGAGT cAACCGCTGTCGTCTGCAAACTTTTTATACGAGTTGGACAAGATCACTCAAGATGTCTTAATg GCGATTTTTAACGCCCAGAAGACGAGCGTTCCCGGGGATCTCATCGCAGTTCCTGGAGCTTCGGAAAAG ATTGAGCTCACCAGAAATGtcaacatggcagagctgcgGAAACTACGGCGCCAGTTCATCAGCTACACCAAGCTGCACCCGACAGAAAACACGGGACAAATTGCTAATATGTTTGTTCAGTATTTAAATAAGAGTCTGCACTGA
- the ch25hl1.1 gene encoding cholesterol 25-hydroxylase-like protein 1, member 1, whose protein sequence is MLNITEPCLQFLPCRSSDRFLQPFWDYLLFHYMPLISSPFFPVLLAFSSYFFFSLPFAVLDLLGEKVPLFHQYKIQPNRKPTLKMMGDNFMVAFYNHIFFVLPAVIISIFIMPAPPLPRDAPTVYELFIDMLAVLLLFDTQYFIWHFMHHKHPQLYRWIHAVHHEYIAPFSWSSERLSIPELMTVGFWSNRDPVLLNCHPLTTWCITVFSIWMSVEDHIGYDLPWTLNRLVPLGLLGGAPAHDMHHQRPSTNYAPFFSHWDRIFGTAAPLKKKNELKSK, encoded by the coding sequence ATGCTGAACATCACGGAACCTTGCCTGCAGTTCTTGCCTTGCAGGAGCTCAGACCGTTTTCTGCAGCCATTCTGGGattatttactttttcactATATGCCTCTCATCTCATCCCCATTTTTCCCCGTCCTACTCGCCTTTTCTAGCTATTTTTTCTTCAGCTTACCTTTTGCTGTGCTGGACCTCTTGGGAGAAAAGGTGCCTTTATTCCATCAGTACAAGATCCAACCAAACAGGAAGCCAACTTTAAAAATGATGGGTGACAACTTCATGGTTGCTTTTTATAACCACATCTTCTTTGTTTTACCAGCTGTAATAATCAGTATTTTCATTATGCCTGCACCACCACTGCCACGAGATGCTCCCACAGTATATGAACTGTTTATTGATATGCTGGCTGTACTGCTCCTCTTTGACACTCAGTACTTTATTTGGCATTTCATGCATCATAAGCATCCTCAGCTTTACCGCTGGATCCATGCAGTCCACCACGAATACATAGCACCTTTCTCATGGTCAAGTGAGCGGCTCAGCATCCCAGAGCTGATGACGGTGGGATTCTGGAGCAACCGTGATCCAGTTCTTCTAAACTGTCACCCGCTGACCACATGGTGCATTACAGTTTTTAGCATCTGGATGTCTGTTGAGGACCACATAGGCTACGACTTGCCGTGGACCTTGAACCGCCTGGTGCCTTTAGGGCTGCTGGGTGGAGCACCAGCTCATGACATGCACCACCAGAGGCCGAGCACCAACTATGCTCCTTTCTTCAGCCACTGGGACAGAATTTTTGGCACGGCCGCccctttgaagaaaaaaaatgaactgaaaagcaAATAA
- the nmba gene encoding neuromedin Ba, whose translation MKGTVTKICRGGLLSSFILISYIALTTSMTLDLTELRNKVSKLKVNPRGNLWATGHFMGKKSIVDSSFVQSAFENIRDTAEGRDVRPLHGVEDLQALLIHILKTAQQTQGEQALDREEGHPV comes from the exons ATGAAAGGCACTGTGACAAAGATCTGCAGGGGAGGACTCCTGTCTTCTTTCATCCTTATCTCATACATTGCTTTGACAACTTCAATGACTCTTGATTTGACTGAGCTGAGAAATAAAGTTTCAAAGCTCAAGGTGAATCCCAGGGGGAATCTGTGGGCAACGG GACATTTTATGGGCAAGAAGAGCATTGTGGATAGTTCCTTTGTGCAGTCTGCCTTTGAGAATATAAGAGATACAGCTGAAGGCAGAGATGTGAGACCTCTGCACGGAGTTGAAGACCTGCAGGCGCTCCTCATTCATATTCTGAAaactgcccaacaaacacaaggAGAGCAGGCACTAGACAG AGAAGAAGGACATCCAGTTTGA